The window CTTGCGGCAAGGACCTGCCCTCTAAAAGAGACAtctggagagagatagatagaaagagagatagagatatagaaagagagagagtaaggggcGCAGTgataagagagacaaagagagatatagagacatTGTTGCATATGAAAGCTCACATCAATTGTACATACAAATCATATGGTGTCAGACACCCTATCATCAACTATAGTTACAAATCTGATTAGTAAACTTAGAACTTATTCTTACGATTCGTCaattccctcctccttctctctctcctttctttcattTATTCTTCAACCTTCaaccaagggagtcaggtggctgagcagttagggaattgggctagtaatccaaaggttgctggttcgattcttggctgtgccaaatgacgttgtgtccttaggcaaggcacttcaccctacttgcctcggggagaatgtccctgtacttactgtaagtcgctctggataagagcctctgctaaatgactaaatgtaatgtaaatgtcaaccTAAGACCACTTCCTTTCATCCTCTCAGACTCCGTCCAAcaacaagctcttctcctctttGTCTTTCACCTCGAACATAGCTTGcacttttcttcctcctctctccctccctctcagataTTTTCATCATGCTCCAAAATCCACCATGACTCACTACCAGAACTTGCTCTTCCTCATTTCCAGCCAAAAttagacacagacaaacatgaaAGTCTTCAAATTGAATGCATTTATAACATCATCATCAGCAACGAAGTAAACTTCACGAAACAAACGTCTGATCCTGAGATTGTATTTTGTTTGATGTTGGTAGAATATATTTGACTTCCTGTAAGTAGAAGAGAAGTTATGAGGATAGAATGTGTATTATCGGCATAGCTCAGCTATGCTGTCAGATGTCTGGGGAAAAACTAGACAAACTGGAAAGTTTTCGGACACAGAcaaagatggggggagggagaaagagagagagaagcacaagCGCTTATACTGtaacctcacacacagacagacacacacacacacgcacacacacacacacacacacacattgacatacGCGCGCATACaaccctctaaacacattcttgtCCAATCAGCGGTTCAACACTGCACCATGTGGCTCTCACTCCCGGAACATCAACAAACGGGAAAGTTCGATGACCGAGAAACTGAGTTTTTCATGTTACAATCTATGGTTAGACCAATGCGCCAcctaaatgtctaaaagtttttTCATGTACGTAATGAAGTCTGCGTTGTTTTGTGTATTGGTGCCTTTCTTGGTTTGTGTAGCTGTAGTGAACATCGGTGTCTTCGACCGCGTTCTAGTGGACATATCCTATGATCACTACGCAGAAAAAACTGTTGACTTCTTGCCTAGTTTCTTGGCAATGCCTTTCAACTCTCTTATAAACGTGGGATATATTTACATGGGATTGTACTGGCTATTTCAACGGACAAAGGACAAAGGTGACACCGATACTTCGCTTTATGTCAAAGACGTCTTCGCTTTCATGGCCATTTTTTACGCACCTGTCCAGTGGGTCCGCCTAGCGACGCTGGGCCGTGTACCCGCCGTGTTGGATCAATGGTTCACTCTACCGATTTTCGCGTGGGTACCTGTTTGGTGCCATTTCATAGAGCACGGTTGGCGTCCACGCATCGCGGCAACTGTCGAACTTTGCTCCATCTTCAGCTATGCCATCGCGTTGGCGCACGATTTGGGATTTGAGGTGGCGCTCGCGTGCCATGTCGCATTTGCCCTTTACAAAGGCGCCGGGGTCCATCTCAAATACGGAGACTCACTATCCCGGTGGTACCTGGGTCTTGCCTCACTGTCTTGTTGTGGGTTTGTGATTCTCAAGCTGTTGGATCACACCCTAGCGCAATACCGACCGTTCCAACACCTGACAGGGCACTTCTGGTCCAAAGTGTGTGACATTTTACAGTTCCACTATAGCTTCTGCTTTCTCACACACCTGACACGGTCTGCAGCGAGGAAAGGGACATCTAAAAGTAACTGAATTACCAGGGAAGAAGGATCCTGTCAATCTGCGATGGCAAATTTAAAGTTTACCTTTAGGTCGTTCTACAACCGAGGATTGCTTATAATGCACAACTGTCTTGTTTGTTGTAACAGCTCGACAAGTATAGCGTTACGGTTAAGGTGAATAATGAAAAATCTCACGAAATGATGAAAAAATAAATGACTGCTCATTTCAACCAAATAAAACAAGTTTGCATTTCAATCTTTATTGATTAACAGATGTTTATAATAGTTTCAAACTCATGATTGGTTATGGAATAATGTGGGTTTATAGCCTACATGGTGCTATACTGAAATTAaaaacttgaaacttgaaaACTAAACAACATTAAACCATTGCTTTCTATGAACTTGCTATGTTTTATGTTACTTTATTTATCCTAGTATTTGAATCAATTGGGTCACAACTCTCACAGTACTGGAACTGATGTATGACGGGGCCTAGAGGTCTAACCCTGCAATGCTGGTCAGAACCGGGTCAGAGAATGACTTTTTATGGGTCCACAGCAGGGCTAGACCTGCTTCCCTGAAGTTCTGATTTGTAAAATAGATGAGAGGATTCAATCCACAGTCCATGTATGACATCACTGATGACAGAGTCCTCAGCCAATCAGGGGCTGGGGAAAGGTCAAACCTACCCAGGAGAATCATCTTGGCAGGGAGTAAAAGAGAGGGGTCACACAAAggtcatgcgtgtgtgtgggtgtgtgtgtgtgcgtctcacctCAGACACAGCGAAGGGAGTGTAGCAGAGAAGGTAGGATGCCACCACCAGGGGAGTGACCGAGGACAGGTCTTCACTAAAGATGAGGAAGTTTGAGAAGAAGAGTACCATTCAAACGACAATAAACAACTTAATCTCCCTGTTCCCCAATATGTGTTTttgtaaggacagtctgaatgATTTCCTAAATGGCACCTCATAGGTATAGGAAGGCTTCTTACAGACTGTGGCACTGAGCTGTAGATCAATCCCTTCTAGGTGGCTCACCTGTCGCAGCTCCTCCCACAGCCACTAGCTGTCAGTAGAGAGCAGAGGAGCATCAGTGTGAGCGGGAGGAAGATGCAGATGGAGAACGCACACAGGATGTAGACCAGCATGTCCGAGTAGCTGCTCTCCCAGAACACTGCACAGAGCATCTCGGCTGGGTCATACCTGGGAGGGACCTCCAGTTCTtactgattgattgatttattgatttgttTATCGATTGGTTGATCAACCTCTACCTCAGTGGTTCCAAATCCTGGTTCTCGGGCCCCCAGCCCTGCatattttagatgtttccctattccaacacacctgattcaaatgggTCATTATCGGACTTGATAACAACCCAGGGGGGTCCgaagaccagggttgagaaaggcTGCTCTACCTGATCCAGTCGTAGATAACTGGGATGCTCCCAAACACTACTCCAGTTAACCAGGAAGTGAGACAGGCCAGCGCCATGGCAATGGAGATTCCCCTTACTGTAGAGGCCAAGCCTATGACACGCTGGACACAGAGTACcgctgagagaggaagagaaaaggtgtgtgtgagtgagagagaagatgtgtgtatgtatgtgtgtgtacgtgcgtgtcaTTTGAGCCCCTACCTATACTGCCTATGGAGGAAGTGATAAAGGCAAATTTCAGCAAGCTGACCATCTCGCACCACGGTGACCTTTGATCCAGGGTCAGAATGGCCACTAGCGAGCCAGAGATTATGAGGAGTGAGGAGCCTAAGTCAGACAGTGTCAGGCTGATGAATGGGGCCCAGTATCTACAAGGGTACTGGCCCCTGCACTAAAAGACAgtaagagaaagacaaaaatgaAGAGTTCAAAGAACAAATTGAATTCACCGAGCATATGTACAGTAATTATCCTGATTAACATTTGATTGAGTACTGTTTCCTTATCCAGGCCACTGCAAGCACCAAGCAGAGGAAGTATATTTTAGCAGTATACAACTGTGATATTTTGTTAAAGACTGCCCCTTCCTGGCTAATTACAACATTACAGCATGTTGAGGGAAACAAGTGCACACTTTTAACTTGGATTTTTTTGCCCTTAAAACTAAAATGTTGATGCAAATGAGCTTATACCTCATCACCGTTTTTCAGTTGGCTGAAATATATCAAGTTCTACTCCACCACAGAATAATTCCAGTGCCCCTTGAAGGTGCTTACCATGATCTTGATCAGCAACACAATGCAGTTTCCCACCACCCCCATCaccagctccaggcccagcaccaccaccagtgCTGACCATTCCACTCGAGTCCACGGGCGCTCCGGGTCCGAGATGTTCACTAAGACGCAGAAGGGGGTGGGGTGACGGGGTGATGGGGTTGGAGCAGATGTGGAGTGGTAGAGGgtcgggagatggagagaggaaaggagacaaaTTCTTAGTGGTTAAAAGTAAAACAAATCTAGACTTAAGTGAGGAAGAGTGCACTCAAGTAGCACTTTTTACCATAGTGCACGTCACACTGATCATTCTGTGCAAGTCTTTAAAATTATACTACAGCATTAGAAATGAGTGACAGCTTGTGAGAATAAACAGTGTGTAAAACTGTTACAGTAGTAAACCTTACAGATATATGACATGGTTGAATATTATAAGCAGAGACTTACTTTCAAGACTGGTGGTTTGAGTCCACAGTTACGACGTGTATAAGACCAGTGTCTCATATAAAAGCTTGGAGAGGTAGCCTAGTGATAACGAGGAAGGGCTAATACGCACTGAACTACTGACGTCAAAACATATTTATCATACCAATTAAAAATATCTTGCTTCATTTCATGTAATCGGCAAAAACCCTTATCAGGCAttctgcgtatgtgtgtgtgtgtgtgtgtgtgtgtgtgtgtgtgtgtgtgtgtgtgagagagagagagagagagagagagagagagagagagagagagagagagagagagagagagagagagagagagagagagagagagagagagagagagagacagagacagagagagagagagagagtattatATTTCTCAGGTTGATAGGAATGGGCATATCTTTGAATTAAGAAATGTATGCTATGTTTATGTGATCTATAATATGTCTGTACAAAATCTCTAACTAAATGACATTTTAACGTCACTGCTAAGGTGCCACAACAAACATGAAGATTTTGGGATGTCGATTACGTGACGTATGGACGTGTCATAACACTTTAACATTTCCTGTGCACGCAGATTACGTTCCCCCAGATCGTCCGCTGTTCTGGTTTAGAAGGCCAAATAGCGACAACCCGGTGAGTTTTTAAAATAATTTCCTGGTAGATCGTTTATTTGGACGGTTCAAATGCAATATATTCCCTAAAGGACGTAGTCCATTAAACAAGTACACTTATTTCAAAAGTATAGAGTATTGTCCACGGAAAGGACATTTATCCAGTCATTGGAAAAGTCCTTGAGGATTTTACAACCAGCTAACTTCAGCTAGCCAACACGAATGCGCTGTCGACTGAACACAGGCTTAAAATGTGTTAGCAGTAGCACTTAGCTTAGCCCATTTGACACATTTAGCCGGTATACTAGCAGCTGTGAACTGTACATTGACTGCAAGTTGAGGTAAAATGTCAACCAAGACAACCAGCAGCTTAACCTAGCTATTTAGCGAACGTTAGCATTGTTTTGCTCGGTTAGCACGGGCATTGTAGTGGAAGCAGTGCGCTGTCGGGGAAATGTGGTGCTGGCGTTTTGTAACGAACTAACGTACCCCGTGTCCTCAAGTCAACTGCCCCATGGGTGTCAGCTAAGGTGGACTGTTTCATCTCACAAGCTTGCTATTTTGTCATATTCAAGAAATAGGACACAGCATTTGCCAAACAGTCAATGTTTTAATTGTGGAACTTGAAGCACTAAATATTACGTGATAACGACGTATGATTGTAGTGCTTGTAGATCGGTTATATAGCTGTATAAAATAAGAGGTATTAGTTTGAAGTCGATGTTGCCAACAATTCAATAATACAAACAAGCTGCAGTGGCTGCATTAGTGGCGGCAATGACTTGTCTCAGCAATCTGTTTATCTATACTTTAATGACATTGTTCGTTATGTCATTGCCTTTCTCCCACTGTCAACAATCACCCCGACAACTTTCACATGCTGTATTTATTATGCATACCTTGATcacacaactgaaatgccaCAATTTCCCCCGTGGTTTCAGCGTTTACCCGGCGTGATGTCTGCGGCGTTACGTGTGCTTTACTCTGCGTCCAGGCCAGGTAAGAAGTGAAGAGTGACACAGAAGAATAACTAGCTAAAATCCTGTTCTCCTATCTCTGCGGTATACTATGGACCCTCGTTGACATTGACATTTTTCCTCAGGCACCTTTGCAGCCAGTCAGAGTCTGGTGCGTCCATTCAGTGTGAGCGCCCAGAGGGAGAGCTTCAGTAAGTAGCTAGCGCACTGCTTTCCACTAGTTTCAACTCGCCACATAAACAATTAAAACATTTCCGGTCCTCTGCCATATTTGTCATTAGGTTGAAACTTGCTGACAGTTGATATTTATGCttgtttataattttttttactctGTTACCCTTCTTACCTTTTTtatcctgcctccccctctcccgcctcctctctctcccgcctcctctgtctctttcccctcccccctcgccaGAGTATGTCAATGCTCAGGACGTGCCCACAGACATGAAGTCTATCACAGACAGAGCAGCTCAGACGCTACTGTGGACAGAGCTCTTCAGAGGTGAAGCTTGAGTAAACTTTGACTCTGGGATTTTAATTAGTCCGTTTATCTGACGAAACACAGGTTTTCTCCATAACAGAGTAGACATAAGATACTAAGATAAGTAGCATAATACAAATAGAGAGATGGCTCACTATCGGAAGTCACTTcctcattttgttctatttttgGGTGAATGTATCTGCTTTGTTGACATCCCTTCCGGTTTCTTCCCAGGGCTGGGTATGACTATGAGCTACTTGTTCAGAGAGCCCGCCACCATCAACTACCCATTTGAGAAGGGGCCTCTCTCTCCACGTTTCCGTGGCGAGCATGCCCTCCGCAGGTACCCCTCAGGAGAGGAGCGCTGCATTGCCTGCAAGCTGTGTGAGGCTATCTGCCCCGCCCAGGTAAAGACACAATTCAATAAGCTGTGCGACAGCATCTGCACCacccaggtatacacacacactcttacactgtCCTTCACTAACCTGTGTGAGGCCATCTGCCCTGACAATGTATTTTCACACAACATACCCACTCGCACCcacatacacatcacacatatccacacacacagacactcttccTTGGGAAGCTCTGTGAGGACATTTGCCTAAACACCCAAACCTGTTGACACAAATGTCCAACCCCAGCCAACTCTCTGACATTCCCCCCGatgtcctccctccaggccatcACCATTGAGGCGGAGCCACGCTCAGACGGCAGCAGGAGGACGACTCGTTACGACATCGACATGACCAAATGCATTTACTGTGGCTTCTGCCAGGAGGCTTGCCCAGTGGACGCCAtagtggag of the Osmerus eperlanus chromosome 14, fOsmEpe2.1, whole genome shotgun sequence genome contains:
- the tmem187 gene encoding transmembrane protein 187, which encodes MSKSFFMYVMKSALFCVLVPFLVCVAVVNIGVFDRVLVDISYDHYAEKTVDFLPSFLAMPFNSLINVGYIYMGLYWLFQRTKDKGDTDTSLYVKDVFAFMAIFYAPVQWVRLATLGRVPAVLDQWFTLPIFAWVPVWCHFIEHGWRPRIAATVELCSIFSYAIALAHDLGFEVALACHVAFALYKGAGVHLKYGDSLSRWYLGLASLSCCGFVILKLLDHTLAQYRPFQHLTGHFWSKVCDILQFHYSFCFLTHLTRSAARKGTSKSN
- the si:dkey-9i23.8 gene encoding galanin receptor type 1, encoding MNISDPERPWTRVEWSALVVVLGLELVMGVVGNCIVLLIKIMCRGQYPCRYWAPFISLTLSDLGSSLLIISGSLVAILTLDQRSPWCEMVSLLKFAFITSSIGSIAVLCVQRVIGLASTVRGISIAMALACLTSWLTGVVFGSIPVIYDWIRYDPAEMLCAVFWESSYSDMLVYILCAFSICIFLPLTLMLLCSLLTASGCGRSCDSEDLSSVTPLVVASYLLCYTPFAVSEMILLGRFDLSPAPDWLRTLSSVMSYMDCGLNPLIYFTNQNFREAGLALLWTHKKSFSDPVLTSIAGLDL
- the ndufs8a gene encoding NADH:ubiquinone oxidoreductase core subunit S8a, whose amino-acid sequence is MKILGCRLRDVWTCHNTLTFPVHADYVPPDRPLFWFRRPNSDNPRLPGVMSAALRVLYSASRPGTFAASQSLVRPFSVSAQRESFKYVNAQDVPTDMKSITDRAAQTLLWTELFRGLGMTMSYLFREPATINYPFEKGPLSPRFRGEHALRRYPSGEERCIACKLCEAICPAQAITIEAEPRSDGSRRTTRYDIDMTKCIYCGFCQEACPVDAIVEGPNFEFSTETHEELLYNKEKLLNNGDKWEAEIAANIQADYLYR